In a genomic window of Thermostichus vulcanus str. 'Rupite':
- a CDS encoding Npun_F5749 family FMN-dependent PPOX-type flavoprotein: MTPSWRALLQAALHRNRSDPSVRYIQLATVDPEGHPRNRTVVFRGFLGNTERIQMAVDSRSEKILHIAHRPQAQICWYFSKTREQFRIAGTLQAIAADHPDPQALNQRLQLWQQISEKGRLLWFWPEPKAHLAPPEAFVQELLPEKVTVPPDTFVALLLEPTEVDHLQLKGDPIYPQLRTIYERWETGWQQRKVNP, translated from the coding sequence GTGACTCCCTCGTGGCGGGCCCTGCTCCAGGCAGCCCTGCATCGCAATCGTAGCGATCCCAGTGTGCGGTACATTCAATTGGCTACAGTGGATCCCGAGGGCCATCCGCGTAACCGCACGGTGGTGTTTCGCGGCTTCTTGGGGAATACCGAGCGAATCCAGATGGCGGTGGATAGCCGCAGTGAAAAGATCCTCCACATCGCCCACCGACCCCAAGCCCAAATCTGTTGGTACTTCTCCAAAACCCGTGAGCAATTTCGGATTGCCGGTACCCTGCAGGCTATTGCTGCCGATCACCCGGATCCCCAAGCCTTAAACCAGCGGCTACAGCTGTGGCAACAGATCTCAGAAAAGGGGCGATTGCTGTGGTTTTGGCCGGAACCTAAGGCTCACCTTGCGCCGCCGGAAGCTTTTGTACAAGAGTTGCTGCCGGAAAAGGTCACTGTACCTCCGGATACCTTTGTGGCGTTGCTGCTGGAGCCAACGGAGGTGGATCATTTGCAACTCAAGGGGGATCCGATCTATCCGCAGTTGCGAACGATATATGAACGGTGGGAAACCGGGTGGCAGCAGCGGAAAGTGAATCCCTGA
- a CDS encoding aldo/keto reductase yields MIYRRFGRTEQRISVFSLGSMRLVNVPPAQAQATVEAAVAAGINHIETAQAYGHAESLLGEILQTLPVPRQQLILTTKLTPQPQDQLRESLQGSLTRLRVDYLDQLAFHGINLPEHLQWVLQEGLPVLRQAQKEGWVGHIGFSTHGSLDLILEAIQTGSFDFVNLHYHFFQQRNRSALEAAAQQDMGVFIISPADKGGMLYHPPQRLQEVCQPFSPLEFAYRFLLADPRIHTLSLGITQPQELQTAWAALRDPEGGWGNVLRQVQQRLQEREQEHLGTTRCAQCYACLPCPEGIHIPEVLRLRNLALAHDMTEFGQYRYNMFGQAGHWFPGVTADCCTECGDCLPRCPEQLQIPDLLRETHQLLHRSPIRRLWE; encoded by the coding sequence ATGATTTACCGTCGGTTTGGGCGCACCGAACAGCGGATCTCCGTTTTTTCTCTGGGCAGTATGCGCTTGGTGAATGTGCCCCCTGCTCAGGCCCAAGCTACGGTCGAGGCCGCCGTGGCTGCCGGGATCAATCACATCGAAACGGCACAAGCCTATGGTCATGCGGAGTCCCTCTTGGGAGAGATCCTCCAGACTCTGCCTGTACCCCGTCAGCAGTTGATCCTAACAACCAAACTCACCCCCCAGCCTCAAGACCAACTGAGGGAAAGTCTTCAGGGATCCCTGACCCGTCTGCGGGTGGATTACCTGGATCAATTGGCCTTTCATGGCATTAACCTACCGGAACATCTGCAGTGGGTGTTGCAGGAGGGGTTACCCGTTCTACGACAGGCCCAAAAGGAGGGTTGGGTAGGGCACATCGGCTTTTCCACCCATGGATCCCTGGATTTGATTCTGGAAGCTATCCAAACGGGATCCTTTGACTTTGTTAATTTGCACTATCACTTTTTTCAACAGCGTAATCGGTCCGCATTGGAGGCAGCCGCTCAGCAGGATATGGGGGTTTTCATCATTTCCCCTGCTGACAAAGGGGGGATGCTCTATCACCCGCCGCAGCGCCTGCAAGAGGTCTGCCAGCCCTTTAGCCCCTTAGAATTTGCCTACCGTTTCTTGCTGGCGGATCCCCGCATCCATACTCTCAGTTTGGGCATAACCCAGCCACAGGAGTTGCAGACGGCTTGGGCCGCTTTACGGGATCCCGAAGGTGGGTGGGGGAATGTCCTTCGGCAGGTTCAGCAGCGGTTGCAGGAAAGAGAACAGGAACACCTGGGAACCACCCGCTGTGCACAGTGTTACGCCTGTTTACCTTGCCCGGAAGGGATCCACATTCCTGAGGTTCTGCGCCTGCGGAATTTGGCTCTTGCCCACGACATGACGGAATTTGGCCAGTACCGGTACAACATGTTTGGTCAGGCCGGACACTGGTTTCCGGGAGTGACGGCGGATTGCTGTACGGAGTGTGGAGACTGTCTGCCCCGCTGCCCAGAGCAGTTGCAGATCCCGGACTTATTGAGGGAAACTCACCAGCTCTTGCACCGCTCCCCGATTCGGCGGCTATGGGAGTGA
- a CDS encoding heme o synthase, whose protein sequence is MQDVFQDSFHDHQSTQSTQIPCQTRHHQTVSQVFRSYSQLIKPKIIALLLMTTAGAMWMAGNTDPVKFVVTLLGGGMAAAAANAINMVYDADIDQVMERTRHRPLPSGRIQARDALIFAGILAFLSFGLLALFTNLLAAGLAMSGILVYVGVYTHWLKRSSTQNIVIGGAAGAIPPLVGWAAATGELSWAAWVMFAIIFLWTPPHFWALALLKQEDYARARVPMLPVVAGETRTALQILFYALLIVPVSLLLVYPLQVLGSFYLGAAFLLGSLLVWKAVQLLQDPQSRERAGSLFVFANLYLLLLCGAMGLDSWSLTHTLWGQAMASLQGIYTIWMGSLS, encoded by the coding sequence ATGCAGGATGTTTTCCAAGACTCTTTTCACGATCATCAATCGACTCAATCGACTCAGATCCCTTGCCAAACTCGCCATCACCAAACAGTATCTCAGGTTTTTCGCAGCTACAGTCAGCTGATCAAACCGAAAATCATTGCCCTGTTGCTGATGACCACAGCGGGGGCAATGTGGATGGCGGGCAATACCGACCCGGTCAAGTTTGTCGTCACGCTTCTGGGAGGAGGAATGGCGGCTGCGGCTGCCAACGCCATCAATATGGTGTACGACGCGGATATTGATCAGGTGATGGAGCGAACTCGCCACCGCCCCTTGCCCTCCGGTCGCATTCAAGCCCGCGATGCGCTGATCTTTGCCGGGATCCTCGCTTTCCTTTCGTTTGGGCTGCTGGCTCTGTTTACCAATCTGCTGGCTGCTGGTTTGGCCATGTCCGGGATCCTAGTGTATGTGGGGGTCTACACCCACTGGTTGAAGCGTTCTAGTACCCAGAACATTGTCATTGGGGGTGCGGCGGGTGCCATTCCCCCCTTGGTGGGCTGGGCGGCAGCCACGGGTGAACTGAGCTGGGCCGCTTGGGTGATGTTTGCCATTATCTTTTTGTGGACACCGCCCCACTTCTGGGCCTTGGCTCTGTTGAAGCAAGAGGACTATGCCCGCGCGAGGGTGCCAATGTTGCCGGTGGTGGCCGGAGAAACGCGCACGGCTCTCCAGATTCTGTTCTATGCTCTGTTGATTGTGCCGGTGAGCCTGTTGCTGGTTTACCCTTTGCAGGTGTTGGGATCCTTTTACTTGGGGGCGGCTTTTCTGCTCGGATCCCTGCTGGTTTGGAAAGCAGTGCAGTTGCTTCAGGATCCGCAAAGCCGGGAGCGGGCCGGGTCGCTGTTTGTGTTTGCCAATCTGTATTTGCTGTTGCTGTGTGGGGCCATGGGCTTGGATAGCTGGTCGTTGACCCATACCCTCTGGGGGCAAGCCATGGCATCCCTGCAGGGGATTTACACCATCTGGATGGGATCCCTAAGTTAA